Proteins encoded by one window of Streptacidiphilus sp. PB12-B1b:
- a CDS encoding APC family permease: MPAPRRVRLMPLVALIFFSVSGGAYGIESLFSTSGPGMGLLLIVVAPLIYSIPHALVCAELGTALPVEGGYYHWVKKGLGKFWGFQQGVLQWICSFVDMAAYPVMFTGYLQSLAASVAPGKHVFFTLGHFQFDLNWFICLAVITVFTLINLLGAGWVGESSVVFALICLTPMLLLSVIGIVHLVTHGTNPVGSLTSAPDQSTWNAFGAGLFIVMWNYSGWDSVSNVAGEMENPRKHLPKALGMAVVLIMVGYLLPSLASLAVGKGGPAGWASWDDGSFSDVAKQLAGPWLQITVTIGGMFASVAMFSALLASNTRLPFVLAQDGYFPKWVAKESRNYRMPIVSIIGSSVIYALFCLSSFSNLVIFDVFLTNIGILLEVAALIALRIREPELERPYRIPGGWWSVSVIVLCLLSVCGWAAYQQASGDGGGQAVRYCLYIVGASVLLYFPLEWWRSAKARRDPSLDMSPGSEGYARWLAGAINHGGVSAAPAPDEAPVSA; the protein is encoded by the coding sequence ATGCCCGCCCCCCGCCGGGTGCGTTTGATGCCGCTGGTGGCGCTCATCTTCTTCAGCGTCTCCGGCGGCGCCTACGGCATCGAAAGCCTCTTCTCGACGTCCGGCCCCGGCATGGGCCTGTTGCTGATCGTCGTCGCTCCGCTCATCTACAGCATTCCGCACGCGCTGGTCTGCGCCGAGCTGGGCACCGCACTGCCGGTCGAGGGCGGCTACTACCACTGGGTCAAGAAGGGCCTGGGCAAGTTCTGGGGCTTCCAGCAGGGCGTGCTGCAGTGGATCTGCAGCTTCGTGGACATGGCCGCCTACCCGGTGATGTTCACCGGCTACCTGCAGAGCCTGGCCGCCTCGGTCGCCCCCGGCAAGCACGTGTTCTTCACCCTGGGGCACTTCCAGTTCGACCTGAACTGGTTCATCTGCCTGGCCGTGATCACCGTGTTCACCCTGATCAACCTGCTGGGCGCGGGCTGGGTCGGCGAGTCCTCGGTGGTCTTCGCGCTGATCTGCCTCACCCCGATGCTGCTGCTCAGCGTCATCGGCATCGTCCACCTGGTCACGCACGGCACCAACCCGGTGGGCTCGCTCACCAGCGCACCCGACCAGTCCACCTGGAACGCCTTCGGCGCCGGGCTGTTCATCGTGATGTGGAACTACTCCGGCTGGGACAGCGTGTCCAACGTCGCCGGGGAGATGGAGAACCCGCGCAAGCACCTGCCCAAGGCGCTGGGCATGGCGGTCGTGCTGATCATGGTCGGCTACCTGCTGCCCTCGCTCGCCTCGCTCGCGGTCGGCAAGGGCGGCCCGGCCGGCTGGGCGAGCTGGGACGACGGCTCGTTCTCCGACGTCGCCAAGCAGCTGGCGGGCCCGTGGCTGCAGATCACCGTGACCATCGGCGGCATGTTCGCCTCGGTGGCGATGTTCTCGGCGCTGCTCGCCTCCAACACCCGGCTGCCGTTCGTGCTGGCCCAGGACGGCTACTTCCCCAAGTGGGTGGCCAAGGAGAGCCGGAACTACCGGATGCCGATCGTGTCGATCATCGGCTCCTCGGTGATCTACGCGCTGTTCTGTCTGAGCAGCTTCTCCAACCTGGTCATCTTCGACGTCTTCCTGACCAACATCGGCATCCTGCTGGAGGTCGCCGCACTGATCGCGCTGCGGATCCGCGAACCCGAGCTGGAGCGGCCGTACCGCATCCCCGGCGGCTGGTGGTCCGTCTCGGTGATCGTGCTCTGCCTGCTCAGCGTCTGCGGCTGGGCCGCGTACCAGCAGGCCAGCGGCGACGGCGGCGGCCAGGCGGTGCGCTACTGCCTCTACATCGTCGGCGCCTCGGTGCTGCTCTACTTCCCCCTGGAGTGGTGGCGCAGCGCCAAGGCCCGGCGCGACCCGTCGCTCGACATGAGCCCCGGCAGCGAGGGCTACGCCCGCTGGCTGGCCGGCGCCATCAACCACGGCGGCGTCTCCGCCGCCCCGGCGCCGGACGAGGCCCCCGTCTCCGCCTGA
- a CDS encoding RNA methyltransferase — protein sequence MVNDTDSPTARWRQLAPESVLLDGFHALKHALRFGTDIRAVLTSDRAAVAELAGQLADDVAARVDALAVEIPAAALRELVPRVHPTGVVALAARPARAANLARLARQPRRAPVVLLDNPRNLGNVGAVVRLAAGFGATGVATTGDTDPWHPTVVRAGAGLHFATAVEQVTLDQLSSGPLYALDPEGEDIRGLTFPDAAVLAFGSERHGISPELRARADHLVAIPMQPQVSSFNLATSVGMGLFHWMSRREA from the coding sequence CTGGTGAACGACACGGACTCGCCCACCGCCCGCTGGCGGCAGCTCGCCCCGGAGAGCGTGCTGCTCGACGGCTTCCACGCGCTCAAGCACGCGCTGCGCTTCGGCACGGACATCCGCGCGGTGCTCACCAGCGACCGGGCGGCGGTGGCGGAACTCGCCGGGCAGCTGGCGGACGACGTCGCGGCCCGGGTCGACGCCCTCGCGGTGGAGATCCCGGCGGCGGCGCTGCGCGAGCTGGTGCCGCGGGTCCACCCCACCGGCGTCGTCGCGCTCGCCGCCCGCCCGGCCCGCGCCGCCAACCTCGCCCGGCTGGCGCGGCAGCCGCGCCGTGCCCCGGTCGTCCTGCTGGACAACCCGCGCAACCTCGGCAACGTCGGCGCGGTGGTCCGGCTCGCCGCCGGTTTCGGCGCGACCGGCGTCGCCACCACCGGCGACACCGACCCCTGGCATCCGACCGTGGTCCGCGCCGGAGCCGGACTCCACTTCGCCACGGCGGTCGAGCAGGTGACGCTTGATCAGCTTTCGTCGGGGCCGCTGTACGCGCTCGACCCGGAGGGCGAGGACATCCGCGGGCTCACCTTCCCGGACGCGGCGGTCCTCGCCTTCGGCTCGGAACGCCACGGCATCTCCCCCGAACTCCGCGCCCGCGCGGACCACTTGGTCGCCATCCCGATGCAACCCCAGGTCTCCAGCTTCAACCTGGCCACCAGCGTCGGCATGGGCCTCTTCCACTGGATGTCCCGCCGGGAGGCCTGA
- a CDS encoding MarR family winged helix-turn-helix transcriptional regulator, which yields MNAQQSTGTQPDTERPAAAHVFETMRRLVLEQEDRRAEVSEALGMSFIRSKALRRLVDGPLRMRELTVGLATDKPYTTLIVDDLERRGLVRRSVDPGDRRCKIVTITDSGRQAAELAEAILARPPKSLLALDAEELTTLERLLAKL from the coding sequence ATGAACGCCCAGCAGTCCACCGGCACGCAGCCGGACACCGAACGGCCCGCCGCCGCGCACGTGTTCGAGACCATGCGCCGCCTGGTTCTGGAGCAGGAGGACCGCCGCGCCGAGGTCTCCGAGGCCCTCGGTATGAGCTTCATCCGCAGCAAGGCGCTGCGGCGGCTGGTCGACGGTCCGCTGCGGATGAGGGAGCTGACGGTGGGGCTGGCCACCGACAAGCCCTACACCACGCTGATCGTGGACGACCTGGAGCGGCGCGGCCTGGTCCGGCGCAGCGTCGACCCGGGCGACCGGCGCTGCAAGATAGTCACCATCACCGACTCCGGGCGGCAGGCCGCGGAGCTGGCCGAGGCGATCCTGGCCCGGCCCCCGAAGTCGCTGCTGGCGCTGGACGCGGAGGAGCTGACCACCCTGGAGCGCCTGCTGGCCAAGCTGTAG
- a CDS encoding ABC transporter permease has product MTTLTTPTARPPAAEPPEDRRARRNWTPWILLLPGLLWLIVFFLVPILTSVSASVQTGNFDDGFKVTWDWGNYATAITDYGTQYLHSGIYSVLTTVFCLALGYPAAYFIAFKGGTYKSLLMALVIVPSFTSFLIRTIAWKTILADNGTVVHVLDHAGVLHITSALGWTVGNHVLASPAAVVCGMVYNFLPFTILPLYTSLEKIDPRLHEAGQDLYCNAFTTWRRITLPLSMPGVIGGTLLTFIPAVGDYINAQLLGNPNTNVVGQKIEDLFLRDTQGYPVGSAISVVMMVATLVLVMTYIRKAGTEDLI; this is encoded by the coding sequence GTGACCACGCTGACCACCCCCACCGCCCGGCCGCCCGCCGCCGAGCCGCCCGAGGACCGCAGGGCCCGCCGCAACTGGACCCCGTGGATCCTGCTGCTGCCCGGCCTGCTGTGGCTGATCGTCTTCTTCCTGGTGCCGATCCTCACCTCGGTCTCCGCCTCGGTGCAGACCGGCAACTTCGACGACGGCTTCAAGGTCACCTGGGACTGGGGCAACTACGCCACCGCGATCACCGACTACGGCACCCAGTACCTGCACTCGGGGATCTACTCCGTCCTCACCACCGTCTTCTGCCTGGCCCTGGGCTACCCCGCCGCGTACTTCATCGCCTTCAAGGGCGGCACGTACAAGTCGCTGCTGATGGCCCTGGTGATCGTGCCGTCCTTCACCAGCTTCCTGATCCGCACCATCGCCTGGAAGACGATCCTCGCCGACAACGGCACCGTCGTGCACGTCCTCGACCACGCCGGGGTGCTGCACATCACCAGCGCGCTCGGCTGGACCGTCGGCAACCACGTGCTGGCCAGCCCGGCCGCGGTGGTCTGCGGCATGGTCTACAACTTCCTGCCGTTCACCATCCTGCCGCTCTACACGTCGCTGGAGAAGATCGACCCCCGGCTGCACGAGGCCGGCCAGGACCTGTACTGCAACGCCTTCACCACCTGGCGCCGAATCACCCTGCCGCTGTCCATGCCCGGCGTCATCGGCGGCACCCTGCTGACGTTCATTCCCGCCGTCGGCGATTACATCAACGCGCAGCTGCTGGGCAACCCCAACACCAACGTCGTCGGCCAGAAGATCGAGGACCTGTTCCTGCGCGACACCCAGGGCTACCCGGTCGGCTCGGCGATCTCGGTCGTGATGATGGTCGCCACGCTCGTCCTGGTCATGACCTACATCCGCAAGGCCGGCACGGAGGACCTGATCTGA
- a CDS encoding BRO family protein, which produces MPHTEQPTLTHSAFPVTGQPIRVVLIDGEPWFSTADVCRILGREHSGHIGKIVEPHELRTLNTSTIRLSSTHPNDISAGGNGSRRGNPVLSLVNESGLYTLIMRSRKPNAKPFQQWVTAELLPSLRRGDADLGEQRQRMAETFAEAIGQPVEVVTRIEGIEDGDFRVLSDGTIHCLHGRTDVCLPNREEDSGPPFGPYVRCPELRRVGIRGSKGIRPCGSIRFVDVVRRLTARREPETPAAVPTASAGLVTLTIGEARVHGTTLEIAGLLRELGISPA; this is translated from the coding sequence ATGCCGCACACCGAACAACCCACCCTGACCCACTCGGCCTTCCCGGTCACCGGGCAGCCGATCCGCGTCGTCCTGATCGACGGCGAGCCGTGGTTCTCGACGGCCGATGTCTGCCGGATCCTGGGACGGGAGCACTCCGGCCACATCGGCAAGATCGTTGAGCCGCACGAACTCCGCACCCTGAATACGAGCACCATTAGGTTGAGTTCAACTCACCCTAATGACATCAGCGCAGGTGGGAATGGATCCCGCCGAGGCAACCCGGTACTCAGCCTGGTCAACGAGAGCGGGCTCTACACGCTGATCATGCGTTCCCGGAAGCCCAACGCCAAGCCCTTCCAGCAGTGGGTCACCGCCGAGCTGCTGCCCTCGCTCCGCCGGGGCGACGCCGATCTCGGCGAGCAGCGGCAGCGGATGGCCGAGACCTTCGCCGAGGCCATCGGCCAACCCGTGGAGGTGGTCACCCGCATCGAGGGGATCGAGGACGGGGACTTCCGGGTGCTGTCCGACGGGACGATCCACTGCCTGCACGGCCGGACGGACGTGTGCCTCCCGAACAGGGAGGAGGACAGCGGGCCGCCGTTCGGCCCGTACGTCCGCTGCCCGGAGCTCCGCCGGGTCGGCATCCGCGGCAGCAAGGGCATCCGCCCCTGCGGATCGATCCGGTTCGTGGACGTCGTCCGACGCCTCACCGCACGGCGCGAGCCGGAGACCCCCGCCGCGGTGCCGACCGCGTCGGCCGGCCTGGTGACGTTGACCATCGGGGAGGCGAGGGTGCACGGAACCACCCTTGAAATCGCCGGACTGCTCAGGGAGTTGGGGATCTCTCCGGCCTGA
- a CDS encoding ABC transporter ATP-binding protein gives MSSNDVLGRTEGGDLRLAGLTKRFGSFKAVDNLDLVIPQGSFFALLGASGCGKTTTLRMVSGLEEPTAGQIFLGDHEVTDTKPYRRPVNTVFQNYALFPHLDIFENVAFGLRRRGFKSVKPQVEAMLELVELGHLAKRKPTQLSGGQQQRIALARALINQPQVLLLDEPLGALDLKLRRQMQIELKRIQTEVGLTFVHVTHDQEEAMTMADTIAVMNQGRIEQMGSPAELYENPQTTFVANFLGQSNLIPGVVEGVADGVVTVTAHGRRLTLDAARCRATSGPVILGVRPEKVQLAEAEDDVPSGFNALSGTVSDASFIGVSTQYLVRLPSGEELAVFEQNTGRPIHRPGSEVVVHWDPSQGFGLDGAQDIDAGAAVDEEGAA, from the coding sequence ATGAGCAGCAATGACGTACTCGGCCGGACCGAGGGCGGGGATCTCCGCCTGGCCGGCCTCACCAAGCGCTTCGGCTCCTTCAAGGCCGTCGACAACCTCGACCTGGTCATCCCGCAAGGGTCCTTCTTCGCCCTGCTCGGCGCCTCCGGCTGCGGCAAGACCACCACTCTGCGCATGGTCTCCGGCCTGGAGGAGCCCACCGCCGGGCAGATCTTCCTCGGCGACCACGAGGTCACCGACACCAAGCCGTACCGCCGCCCGGTGAACACCGTCTTCCAGAACTACGCGCTCTTCCCGCACCTCGACATCTTCGAGAACGTCGCCTTCGGCCTGCGCCGGCGCGGCTTCAAGAGCGTCAAGCCGCAGGTCGAGGCCATGCTCGAACTGGTCGAGCTGGGCCACCTGGCCAAGCGCAAGCCCACTCAGCTCTCCGGCGGCCAGCAGCAGCGCATCGCGCTCGCCCGCGCGCTGATCAACCAGCCGCAGGTGCTGCTGCTGGACGAGCCGCTGGGCGCGCTGGACCTCAAGCTGCGCCGGCAGATGCAGATCGAGCTCAAGCGCATCCAGACCGAGGTCGGCCTGACCTTCGTCCACGTCACGCACGACCAGGAGGAGGCCATGACCATGGCCGACACCATCGCGGTGATGAACCAGGGCCGGATCGAGCAGATGGGCTCCCCCGCCGAGCTGTACGAGAACCCGCAGACCACCTTCGTCGCCAACTTCCTCGGCCAGTCCAATCTGATCCCCGGCGTGGTCGAGGGCGTCGCCGATGGCGTGGTCACGGTCACCGCCCACGGCCGCCGGCTCACCCTGGACGCCGCGCGCTGCCGCGCCACCTCCGGCCCGGTCATCCTCGGCGTGCGCCCCGAGAAGGTGCAGCTGGCCGAGGCCGAGGACGACGTCCCCTCCGGCTTCAACGCGCTCAGCGGCACCGTCTCCGACGCCTCCTTCATCGGCGTCTCCACCCAGTACCTGGTGCGGCTCCCCTCCGGCGAGGAGCTGGCGGTCTTCGAGCAGAACACCGGACGCCCCATCCACCGCCCCGGCAGCGAGGTCGTCGTCCACTGGGATCCGAGCCAGGGCTTCGGCCTCGACGGCGCCCAGGACATCGACGCGGGCGCGGCCGTGGACGAGGAGGGCGCCGCGTGA
- the paaN gene encoding phenylacetic acid degradation protein PaaN, with translation MAHELIQRHQATLESALAAFAARDHWSPHPESPRAYGEPVSVDAFQGRELLLDQPGTDGRVGPGTEEGGERSPYGPELGVAYPHASDPDALTAAARAAQPAWAQAGPLLRAAVCCEILARINARTPELAAAVMHTTGQAFGMAFQAGGPHAQDRALEAVVCAYAEQTRLPATAQWTKPQGKRDPLRMVKEFVPVPRGVALLIGCNTFPTWNGYPGLFASLATGNPVLVKPHPRAVLPLALTVETAREVLAEAGFSPDLVLLAAEQPGEGLAKTLALHPDVRIVDYTGSTAFGDWLEDNARQALVYTEKAGVNTIVVDSTDDYRGMLGNLAFSLSLYSGQMCTTPQNLLIPRTGITTEAGPKSYDEVVTDLADAIGQLLGDDSRAAALLGAVVNPGVLERVERAEKGEYGEPALAPRAVVSEEFPQAVIRTPALIRRDAADGALPDECFGPIAFAVAVDDTAQAVELLRETVRERGAMTAAGYTTSPEVEAAVVDACLDAGVSLSLNLTGQVYVNQTAAFSDLHGTGANPAANAAYCDAAFVASRFRTIEIRRHN, from the coding sequence ATGGCCCACGAACTGATCCAACGCCACCAGGCCACCCTGGAGAGCGCCCTTGCGGCCTTCGCCGCCCGCGACCACTGGTCCCCGCACCCCGAGTCCCCCCGCGCCTACGGCGAGCCGGTGTCCGTGGACGCGTTCCAGGGCCGTGAGCTGCTGCTGGACCAGCCCGGCACGGACGGCAGGGTCGGCCCCGGCACCGAGGAGGGCGGCGAGCGCTCCCCCTACGGTCCGGAGCTGGGCGTCGCCTACCCGCACGCCAGCGACCCGGACGCGCTGACCGCCGCCGCCCGCGCCGCCCAGCCCGCCTGGGCGCAGGCCGGTCCGCTGCTGCGCGCCGCCGTCTGCTGCGAGATCCTGGCCCGGATCAACGCCCGCACCCCGGAGCTGGCCGCGGCCGTCATGCACACCACCGGCCAGGCGTTCGGCATGGCCTTCCAGGCCGGCGGCCCGCACGCCCAGGACCGCGCGCTGGAGGCCGTCGTCTGCGCCTACGCCGAGCAGACCCGGCTGCCCGCCACCGCCCAGTGGACCAAGCCGCAGGGCAAGCGCGATCCGCTGCGGATGGTCAAGGAGTTCGTCCCGGTCCCGCGTGGCGTCGCGCTGCTGATCGGCTGCAACACCTTCCCCACCTGGAACGGCTACCCCGGCCTGTTCGCCTCCCTGGCCACCGGCAACCCGGTCCTGGTCAAGCCGCACCCCCGGGCGGTGCTGCCGCTGGCGCTGACCGTGGAGACCGCCCGCGAGGTGCTGGCCGAGGCCGGGTTCAGCCCGGACCTGGTGCTGCTGGCCGCCGAGCAGCCCGGCGAGGGCCTGGCCAAGACCCTGGCGCTCCACCCGGACGTCCGCATCGTCGACTACACCGGCTCCACCGCCTTCGGCGACTGGCTGGAGGACAACGCCCGCCAGGCCCTGGTCTACACGGAGAAGGCCGGTGTGAACACCATCGTCGTGGACTCCACCGACGACTACCGGGGCATGCTGGGCAATCTGGCCTTCTCGCTCTCGCTCTACAGCGGCCAGATGTGCACCACCCCGCAGAACCTGCTGATCCCGCGCACCGGCATCACCACCGAGGCCGGTCCCAAGAGCTACGACGAGGTCGTCACCGACCTGGCCGATGCCATCGGCCAGCTGCTCGGCGACGACTCCCGGGCGGCGGCGCTGCTGGGCGCGGTGGTCAACCCGGGCGTGCTGGAGCGCGTCGAGCGGGCGGAGAAGGGCGAGTACGGCGAGCCCGCGCTGGCACCACGCGCGGTCGTCTCGGAGGAGTTCCCGCAGGCCGTGATCCGCACCCCGGCGCTGATCCGGCGCGACGCCGCCGACGGCGCCCTGCCCGACGAGTGCTTCGGCCCGATCGCCTTCGCGGTCGCCGTGGACGACACCGCCCAGGCCGTGGAGCTGCTGCGGGAGACCGTGCGCGAGCGCGGCGCGATGACCGCCGCCGGCTACACCACCTCGCCCGAGGTCGAAGCGGCCGTGGTCGACGCCTGCCTGGACGCCGGGGTGTCGCTCTCGCTCAACCTGACCGGCCAGGTCTACGTCAACCAGACGGCGGCCTTCTCGGACCTGCACGGCACCGGCGCCAACCCGGCCGCCAACGCCGCCTACTGCGATGCCGCCTTCGTCGCGTCCCGTTTCCGTACGATCGAGATCCGCCGGCACAACTAG
- a CDS encoding ABC transporter permease, producing MLAPNAVILWMSFNKPVGKFDYTWNKFSLSAWKNPCASNEMCHSLGLSLQIGVVATIGATILGTMIAFAMVRHRFRARSGINALLFLPMAAPEVVMGATLTALFFNTVGPGALGFWTITIAHVMFCLSYVVVTVKSRLAGMDPTLERAAQDLYATPFQTFMKVTLPLVAPGIAAAALLSFALSIDDYIITVFTAGNLETFPMYIYGSVQRSYPAQIDVIGSLMLLGTMAIIAFSQILGRARTARR from the coding sequence ATGCTCGCCCCGAACGCCGTCATCCTGTGGATGTCGTTCAACAAGCCGGTCGGCAAGTTCGACTACACCTGGAACAAGTTCTCGCTCAGCGCCTGGAAGAACCCCTGCGCCAGCAACGAGATGTGCCACAGCCTGGGCCTGTCCCTGCAGATCGGCGTGGTCGCCACCATCGGCGCCACCATCCTCGGGACGATGATCGCCTTCGCCATGGTCCGGCACCGCTTCCGGGCCCGCTCCGGCATCAACGCCCTGCTGTTCCTGCCGATGGCCGCCCCCGAGGTGGTCATGGGCGCCACCCTGACCGCGCTGTTCTTCAACACCGTCGGCCCGGGCGCGCTGGGCTTCTGGACCATCACCATCGCCCATGTGATGTTCTGCCTCAGCTACGTCGTCGTCACCGTCAAGTCCCGGCTCGCGGGCATGGATCCGACCCTGGAACGCGCGGCGCAGGACCTCTACGCCACCCCGTTCCAGACCTTCATGAAGGTCACCCTGCCGCTGGTGGCGCCCGGCATCGCCGCCGCCGCGCTGCTCTCCTTCGCCCTGTCCATCGACGACTACATCATCACCGTCTTCACCGCGGGCAACCTGGAGACGTTCCCGATGTACATCTACGGCTCGGTCCAGCGCTCCTACCCGGCGCAGATCGACGTCATCGGCTCGCTGATGCTGCTGGGCACCATGGCGATCATCGCCTTCTCGCAGATCCTCGGGCGGGCCCGCACCGCCCGCAGGTAG
- a CDS encoding spermidine/putrescine ABC transporter substrate-binding protein, whose translation MTGSSSFDLARFANRTRAHSAAAAMSRRSLLRGAAAGGLAAAGAGALTACGVQGHVVPLGAADIGESAKDYSATEKKVVWATWPQYIDVSAKNPSDHPTLDQFEKQTGIKVTYLEVINDNNDWYTKIDPYLVKGIDTGYDVMVVSDYMIAKYKAYDYIQELDLANMPNHAKLLPSVLRDPADPGRRFSVPWAYGYTTIAYNKDLVRQPITSIAEIFTRADLRGKVSLFSEMEDTMGLALLANGFDPEKFTDAQFNQALEYVRRAKDSGQVRAFTGNDYLSDFQQGNTAVTMAYSGDVAQLGVAKLVTVDLPKEGLLSWSDNCVIPNYARHKANAEKLMNFYLEPDIAAQLDDYIDYIPSVQGAVAALQQLDSTAAAVPLIVPTPAMDAASHGFMALTIAQLDDYTSRFQQVTGQ comes from the coding sequence ATGACGGGCTCCAGTTCCTTCGATCTCGCGCGGTTCGCCAACCGCACCCGCGCCCACTCGGCCGCAGCCGCCATGAGTCGCCGCTCGCTGCTGCGCGGCGCGGCCGCCGGCGGCCTGGCCGCAGCCGGCGCCGGAGCACTGACCGCCTGCGGAGTGCAGGGCCACGTCGTCCCGCTGGGGGCCGCGGACATCGGCGAATCCGCGAAGGACTACTCCGCCACGGAGAAGAAGGTCGTCTGGGCGACCTGGCCGCAGTACATCGACGTCAGCGCGAAGAATCCGAGCGACCACCCCACACTCGACCAGTTCGAGAAGCAGACCGGCATCAAGGTCACCTACCTCGAGGTCATCAACGACAACAACGACTGGTACACCAAGATCGACCCGTACCTGGTCAAGGGGATCGACACCGGCTACGACGTGATGGTCGTCAGCGACTACATGATCGCCAAGTACAAGGCGTACGACTACATCCAGGAACTCGACCTGGCGAACATGCCCAACCACGCCAAGCTGCTGCCGAGCGTCCTGCGCGACCCGGCCGACCCCGGCCGCCGCTTCTCGGTGCCGTGGGCCTACGGCTACACCACCATCGCCTACAACAAGGACCTGGTGCGGCAGCCGATCACCTCCATCGCCGAGATCTTCACCCGCGCCGACCTGCGCGGAAAGGTCTCGCTGTTCAGCGAGATGGAGGACACCATGGGGCTGGCGCTGCTTGCCAACGGCTTCGACCCGGAGAAGTTCACCGACGCCCAGTTCAACCAGGCCCTGGAGTACGTGCGCCGGGCCAAGGACTCCGGCCAGGTCCGGGCCTTCACCGGCAACGACTACCTGAGCGACTTCCAGCAGGGCAACACCGCCGTCACCATGGCCTACTCCGGCGACGTCGCCCAGCTCGGCGTGGCCAAGCTGGTCACCGTGGACCTCCCCAAGGAGGGCCTGCTGTCCTGGTCCGACAACTGCGTGATCCCCAACTACGCGCGGCACAAGGCCAACGCCGAGAAGCTGATGAACTTCTACCTGGAACCGGACATCGCCGCCCAGCTGGACGACTACATCGACTACATCCCCTCGGTGCAGGGCGCGGTCGCGGCGCTCCAGCAGCTGGACTCCACCGCCGCCGCCGTCCCGCTGATCGTCCCCACCCCGGCGATGGACGCCGCCTCGCACGGTTTCATGGCGCTCACCATCGCCCAACTGGACGACTACACCAGTCGGTTCCAGCAGGTCACCGGCCAGTAG